Genomic segment of Plasmodium brasilianum strain Bolivian I chromosome 8, whole genome shotgun sequence:
TACTATCGAATATATCTTCTTCCATAACTCCTTCCGctgatatattataattattgccATAATTGTTACCCCCATTGTTGCTAtaattattgctattattattactattcatattattaccaCTACTATTAAACATGTCTGTTGCACTTCCTTTAACATGTGATACATTATTGTTCATTCTTTgcatatcatttatattttccattaATTCGTAATTATTACTTCCTCCCATTATATTGACCTTGGACATATGTGGGTACATCTGAGAAGCACCCTGTTTAAATGGGAAATTCATTTGTTGCACAGACATATTTTGCACATTATGCATGTTTTGTATGTGTTGCACGTTTTGTGcattttgtacattttgCATGTGCTGCTGTTGATGCATATGTGCCATATTCTGCATATGCTGCTGTTGTTGATTCTGCTGCAAATATGGAACATTATGCTGCTGCAATTGCGGCATGCCCTGTTTCTGTTGATGTAAATGTAATGGTGCTATATTCTGTTGCTGATGATGTAACATATTTTGCTGCTTCTGCTGCTGCATGAACAATTGTTGTGGTGTTAGCTGACATTGTTGAAGCATATATTGGTGTTGCATGTAAGGGTTATACATCCATTCGTAAGGTACTTGTTGATGTGGCACATGTTGAGGAGCTGAAGCGTTTGTTCTTTGTAACATAGGGGATTGCTGTTGATACATATGAACAGGAGCACTATGAATAAACTGCTGCATATTCTGTTGCATATTCTGTTGCATATTCTGCTGTATATTCTGCTGTATATTCTGTTGATTTAAAGAAGCGTGCGATGATAGGATATGACTTGACTGTCTATTATTAATTGAACCAGATATACTTGTTGTGTTCATCGTTTTCTGCGTTGGCATTATTTGCTGCTGAACACCCTGTTGGTGTTGAAATAATTGTTGACTCTTTTGTTGATTTGATGATGACGATGGTTGTAATAACTGTTGcgaattttgtttatttgacATTAAAAGTGATACATTTTGCTGCTGACCGGGTAAtgtgttactattattactatgtTGTTGTATATTTTGCACATTTGAATTTACATTGTGAGATAAATTATTACTGTTCTGCGTCGATAAGTTATTATGTTGATGTTGTTGTTGATTAGTTAAACCTTGAACTTGGTTCTGCTGAGAGGGATTATTCAGAGTAttgttgttactgttactactactgcagttattattattactgttgttATTTGCACTATTCATTTGTACAGAAGtgttattacttttatatggAAATTTCAAAGACATGGAATTTACATGACTTGaggaattattatttgtaattgATGATATATTTGAACTgttgatatttttttgagaattattattattattactgttcgATGGATCTACTGTATTCATTACTTGTCTTGTCATTTTTTGAGAAATaggattattattattcctttGTTCAGGTGAATTCAATGATAATATTTGTGGCATTTTTAGTATAGACATATTTGACTGTTTGTGTACTCCTTGTTGATTTGAATACTTTGGTTGATGGTTTTGCTGTTGTATCAAGTTATATTGCTGTAAATTTTGTTGATGCAATAAATGTTGTAAGTGCATTTGTTGTTGTATTTGAAATTGATGATGTAAATGATTCGGCATAAAATTCGCAGgtacattattatttccactattattaatgttatGTTGTTGCAtgatattcattttattgtCAATCTGGTTTTGTGAAGATGgtatcatattattatattgattttgtttatgttttaataatTGTGATGATTGTTTTATTTCCTGTGTATTATCAGACGATTcataattcatattattattctgtGTTCCATGGCTTCGCATATTTCCAACGGGTGGTGCCATTCCCCCACCCATAAAGGAATTTGGAAAATTCATTAACTGATTTACTGAGGCACTGTTCATTCTGTTGTTACCTAACATCCCTCCCCCCTGGGCCATGCTATtcacattattttttgtattttgaCTACTATTCAtgtaattcatataatttaaattattactactattactgttactattgatataactattactattattattcatatctATGCCTGCTCCACCACCACCTCTATTAATAACACTATTTGGTGTATTTCTGTAAATGCTacccattttattttctgaaatgaaaaatggatTTTCCTGTTTACCAACATACATCGTgttagttttattattatcattattatatatgttattttcaTTACTACCAAAAACGTTGTCAAcgcaattattattaatcaTACTGTTTGTATTTTCCTCATGGTTGTTATTATACATGTGATTCGGATCACCCATTTTAATGTCATTCATATTGGTACCATTGTCACTACTACTTGCTTTGTTGTTTATATTCTTACTGTTCTTATCTACGTAGCTCTGGTCATTTAATATGTATTCATTTAACACACTGTTATTAGCTAAATCGTTCCCATTGCTACCTATATTGGTACTGCCATTGTTTTTGCCCCTATTTCGATTCTCTTCATCATCCTCCTGGATGTAGAAGCCACTACCTCctctattattgttattattgttgttgttattgCTGCTGTTGTTATCGTCATTGTTATCACCACTTCCACTGTTTCCACCCATTCCACTGTTATTATTTCCTGAGCTATTGTTTCCTTCATAGTTcttagaattattattactattacccCTACAATTATTGCCTGAATTGTGCCCAGAATAATTATTGCTACTACTGCTGTTCTTATTGTTTCCCTCTCCTCCTCCGTTGCTGCTGcaagaaaatacaaaatcCTTATAACATTTCATGACATTCCCAATATCAATACCATTTCTGTCAAATATGGGTATACACAGGAAGAAGTCTCGTCTATTACTatgaaaacattttttatttaatttacgTTTCCAATAATAAGAGAACAGTAACTTgcctaaattatttttatcagcCTTTTTCGAATAAAACACTCTCtttctatttaaaataataactatatctgtttttttgttaagtATAACTTTTGTAAAGTCTAGGAAATTTGATCTACTTTTAACGTGTCTAAAAAAGCTTCTACATTTGTACAAAACCCTATGGAATTTTTggaaatattcattattaacataaatgttaatccttttattattacctcTACAATTAgctattttactattatataaGTAGTACTTTTTCAACTTTGTCATCACTTTTAAACAGTCTTCTTCTccttcatcattttttccctttacCTTTGTCACCTTGTCAAAGGAACAAATGCAGTAATTTATACTATTTCGTtctgaatatttatataaaatgcaCTTACATGCAATTAATGTTTTCTTTCCTGTGTGTACTTCTGTACTTCTACTGAAGTTATTCAAAGGACGGACAAATACAGTGTACTCTGCATTCTTCGTATTACTACATTTTTCATAGCACACATTACAATGATAATGATAGTCATAACTATGGTCATCGTTACAACTATAATCATcgtcataataataatcatcgtcataataataatcatcgtcataataataataataatcttttcctttataattattaacgGTACACTTACTTCTAAAAAGGCtgaatgtatttttaacGCTGTTACGACATAATAACCTCAACGTACTActcttttttacattaaaattattattaaaattacatGTAAGGAAATCGTACTTTGCAAAATGGTCTGTGTTCATCATGAAATTAGTGTATGTCTCAGTACATGAATTAAAAAGGGGACACTCTTCATTTATACCATAACTTAACATTTCTctcttatatacataattgttatttattattactttaaCAAGGATTTgggtaaataaattattgcaTTTACACAAATCACTAGATAACATAAATTTATccattataataaaatattttattaattttttaatttcaccATATGACATAAAGGTTTTACCATTTCTCACACTGTTactatatttgttatatatacggaaaaaacattttgcaattttttttaataaatcgcttatattaatttttcctttttgaaaTTCATTTGTATTTACATTTCCTTGCTTCcagttaaaattattaacggAATTGTTCAAAAATAAACTCTTAAAAAAACTGCTCATGTTAAGGCAATCCCAGTTGCAACTCATGGTAAAACTCTTACTAGGATAGttacttaaatttttattatatcccTTGGTATTTGTTACCCTACTCCTTCTATTCACTAAAATACAAGGtctattatatgaaaataaatttttacccGAATAGGTCATCTGCTCCTCTTCtttaagaattatatt
This window contains:
- a CDS encoding transcriptional coactivator ADA2; translated protein: MNNTFKYDELCPCTTITYERAPRTFSSIIEYGDELLLSFNQQLLKAVLVEILLTEHVKRLISVELKNKNKCKLSHTSNSNNNYNYNNKSSSCSNNNDDNSKNLRISKKFLENKYVMRPLANNDIFNNTKHIYNEEYYGIKYKHCKINNQPEYTHGCYREGKKFSIGDVKNINIGSKYGVEVKSKKVKKNKIKNKPIKRKKYAVRKKSRKDDVNSSSTFLSNNKGAMCIFNNYISDYFLWKNLVNSFNNIIQNTIFENILKFNVSGKRMLTSKKLMRYKEWDVSNLHANVSFFMKSIQMNDTKDNLFIVLSEMKQAEMVHYICALVKLMKDFYFNIILKEEEQMTYSGKNLFSYNRPCILVNRRSRVTNTKGYNKNLSNYPSKSFTMSCNWDCLNMSSFFKSLFLNNSVNNFNWKQGNVNTNEFQKGKINISDLLKKIAKCFFRIYNKYSNSVRNGKTFMSYGEIKKLIKYFIIMDKFMLSSDLCKCNNLFTQILVKVIINNNYVYKREMLSYGINEECPLFNSCTETYTNFMMNTDHFAKYDFLTCNFNNNFNVKKSSTLRLLCRNSVKNTFSLFRSKCTVNNYKGKDYYYYYDDDYYYDDDYYYDDDYSCNDDHSYDYHYHCNVCYEKCSNTKNAEYTVFVRPLNNFSRSTEVHTGKKTLIACKCILYKYSERNSINYCICSFDKVTKVKGKNDEGEEDCLKVMTKLKKYYLYNSKIANCRGNNKRINIYVNNEYFQKFHRVLYKCRSFFRHVKSRSNFLDFTKVILNKKTDIVIILNRKRVFYSKKADKNNLGKLLFSYYWKRKLNKKCFHSNRRDFFLCIPIFDRNGIDIGNVMKCYKDFVFSCSSNGGGEGNNKNSSSSNNYSGHNSGNNCRGNSNNNSKNYEGNNSSGNNNSGMGGNSGSGDNNDDNNSSNNNNNNNNNRGGSGFYIQEDDEENRNRGKNNGSTNIGSNGNDLANNSVLNEYILNDQSYVDKNSKNINNKASSSDNGTNMNDIKMGDPNHMYNNNHEENTNSMINNNCVDNVFGSNENNIYNNDNNKTNTMYVGKQENPFFISENKMGSIYRNTPNSVINRGGGGAGIDMNNNSNSYINSNSNSSNNLNYMNYMNSSQNTKNNVNSMAQGGGMLGNNRMNSASVNQLMNFPNSFMGGGMAPPVGNMRSHGTQNNNMNYESSDNTQEIKQSSQLLKHKQNQYNNMIPSSQNQIDNKMNIMQQHNINNSGNNNVPANFMPNHLHHQFQIQQQMHLQHLLHQQNLQQYNLIQQQNHQPKYSNQQGVHKQSNMSILKMPQILSLNSPEQRNNNNPISQKMTRQVMNTVDPSNSNNNNNSQKNINSSNISSITNNNSSSHVNSMSLKFPYKSNNTSVQMNSANNNSNNNNCSSSNSNNNTLNNPSQQNQVQGLTNQQQHQHNNLSTQNSNNLSHNVNSNVQNIQQHSNNSNTLPGQQQNVSLLMSNKQNSQQLLQPSSSSNQQKSQQLFQHQQGVQQQIMPTQKTMNTTSISGSINNRQSSHILSSHASLNQQNIQQNIQQNMQQNMQQNMQQFIHSAPVHMYQQQSPMLQRTNASAPQHVPHQQVPYEWMYNPYMQHQYMLQQCQLTPQQLFMQQQKQQNMLHHQQQNIAPLHLHQQKQGMPQLQQHNVPYLQQNQQQQHMQNMAHMHQQQHMQNVQNAQNVQHIQNMHNVQNMSVQQMNFPFKQGASQMYPHMSKVNIMGGSNNYELMENINDMQRMNNNVSHVKGSATDMFNSSGNNMNSNNNSNNYSNNGGNNYGNNYNISAEGVMEEDIFDSNYHCDICNKDITHTIRIRCAECVDFDLCVHCFSSGKEMKSDKCQHFNYHNYIPIPKYDFPLYKLNWSAEEELLLLDGISKYGFGNWEQVADLVNSAAKIPKTDRECENHYCNYYLKSSCAPLPDNKRLLIKPDGNPYDIEHVVEKNINENDDYVQPKSKKNNRTQIIGYWPLRGDFDIEYDNDAELLLADMEFKESDLPQQKELKLQVLEIYNSKLDERIYRKRTVIERGLLDTKSQMQKDKKRTKEEKELYTALKPLSRFHSPQHHEYFIQLLLEEQKLRQRLTKLQEWKTLGLQNIEQVQEYEIEKNRRAKEAMKQQETCEKIPTKCLKNTKKEYKIKQKEDEEIEDGKKLNIDTFLALDLLNEKEVEFCKNMKLPILFFLLIKRLLIMEICNSNLNVLKDINELKLKGYKVGQLYDFFLSFDINHKDDLINNNTNNNGKNNTYMRKTEDKRKNLRNNFDVSSYSRTENVEMDAQSGGNSGNNNANHDKSNSGNNNEGNDNNNANDENDGNNNNSSNNNSRNNSSNSNNNNKNSNKSINDNINDNNDDNNDDNNDDNINDNNDDNIDDNINDNINDNINDNINDNINDNINDSINDSINDKINDNINDNINDNINDNINDNINDNINDNSFSNIQCTMNTLSNENTKIGDILHTHETVETNSSLKENSVSGNFNKNFNGNITNKDSILPNQTFDKSDEYEQSYLIDKEKNTKGTIINTEGEGTVIVTKDKKCRDRKIKKEKEEKGAYSLLMSKDSDNISTKDDDLDPKSSENLWSPSKKNGIKKKETLLLMKKEDVKMTKVHITLKKKTWKKKKK